One window of the Runella slithyformis DSM 19594 genome contains the following:
- a CDS encoding GTP-binding protein, translating to MPSEKLPVTVLSGFLGAGKTTLLNHILHNKEGLKVAVIVNDMSEVNIDAQLVAKENTLSRTEEKLVEMSNGCICCTLREDLMIEVEKLAKEKRFDYLLIESTGISEPVPVAQTFSFQDEANGIDLSKWSYIDCMVTVVDAFNFAKDFGSLDTVWTRELNEDPNDTRTIVNLLTDQIEFADVIILNKTDLVSALQLGELKAIIKSLNPVAKIVDAAFSRVEPSVILNTGLFDYDKAEASAGWIQELQNREIGKGHTPETEEYGISSFVFRDKRPFHPERFWHYLSENWHAGIIRSKGLFWIASRPDEALNWSQAGGSLRAESAGVWWVSMPFAQRIRYQAFVDNQKAIEKKWDKRFGDRQNELVIIGQDLDKEVIVGELEACLCTEKEISCMEKKGRFNDPFPVA from the coding sequence ATGCCTTCTGAAAAACTCCCCGTCACCGTTCTCTCCGGCTTTCTCGGTGCGGGAAAAACAACCTTATTGAATCATATTCTTCACAACAAAGAAGGATTGAAAGTAGCCGTTATCGTCAACGATATGAGCGAAGTAAATATTGATGCTCAGTTGGTTGCAAAAGAAAATACGCTGTCGCGAACCGAAGAAAAACTGGTGGAAATGAGCAATGGCTGTATTTGTTGCACCCTGCGGGAGGATTTGATGATTGAAGTGGAAAAACTGGCCAAAGAAAAACGGTTTGATTACCTGTTGATTGAATCAACGGGGATTTCCGAGCCCGTACCGGTGGCCCAAACGTTTAGTTTTCAGGATGAAGCCAATGGCATAGACCTCTCCAAATGGTCATACATTGATTGTATGGTAACGGTGGTGGACGCCTTCAATTTTGCCAAAGACTTTGGCTCCCTAGATACCGTTTGGACGCGCGAACTCAACGAAGACCCCAACGATACCCGTACGATTGTTAACCTGCTCACCGACCAGATCGAGTTTGCCGACGTGATTATTTTGAACAAAACTGATTTGGTCTCGGCCTTGCAGTTGGGCGAATTGAAAGCCATTATCAAGTCATTAAACCCCGTAGCAAAAATCGTTGATGCTGCTTTCAGTAGGGTTGAACCTTCCGTTATCTTAAACACGGGGCTTTTTGACTACGACAAAGCGGAAGCCTCAGCGGGATGGATTCAGGAACTGCAAAACCGCGAAATAGGCAAAGGCCATACGCCCGAAACGGAAGAGTACGGTATTTCTTCCTTTGTTTTTCGAGACAAACGACCCTTTCATCCCGAACGTTTTTGGCATTATCTGTCGGAAAACTGGCACGCGGGCATTATTCGTTCCAAGGGCCTGTTTTGGATTGCTTCCCGACCCGACGAGGCCCTCAATTGGAGTCAGGCGGGAGGCTCGCTGCGGGCCGAGAGCGCCGGCGTTTGGTGGGTAAGTATGCCTTTTGCTCAACGAATTCGCTATCAGGCGTTTGTGGATAACCAAAAAGCCATTGAAAAAAAATGGGATAAGCGCTTCGGCGACCGTCAAAACGAGCTGGTGATCATCGGGCAGGATCTCGACAAAGAGGTGATTGTCGGTGAGTTGGAAGCTTGTCTCTGTACTGAAAAAGAAATCAGTTGTATGGAAAAAAAAGGCCGCTTCAACGACCCTTTTCCGGTCGCTTAA
- a CDS encoding Crp/Fnr family transcriptional regulator — protein sequence MSSISSFLLLRYGASINRFAKGEYIFHEHWPAHFYFQVEEGSVKMFNSGENNDYIQGLFTYGESFGEPPLVADFSYPADAKAITNCKIWVLKKADYLKLLRENPDIHFEFTIMLAQRLCHKTKLLNTMTTQNPEKRILTVIDFFKNKTPRATASYEVPFTRQAIADMTGLRVETVIKKVLLLAQAGELEVQDHKILRH from the coding sequence ATGTCAAGTATTTCATCCTTTTTACTGCTGCGCTACGGTGCCTCCATCAATCGGTTTGCCAAAGGAGAGTACATTTTTCACGAACATTGGCCGGCGCATTTCTATTTTCAGGTAGAAGAAGGCAGCGTTAAAATGTTTAATTCGGGCGAAAACAATGACTATATTCAAGGCCTTTTTACCTACGGCGAAAGTTTTGGAGAACCGCCGTTGGTGGCTGATTTTTCGTATCCGGCCGATGCAAAAGCCATCACGAATTGTAAAATATGGGTCCTGAAAAAGGCCGATTATTTAAAATTATTGCGCGAAAACCCTGATATTCACTTTGAGTTTACGATAATGTTGGCTCAAAGGCTCTGCCATAAGACCAAACTGCTCAATACAATGACCACCCAAAATCCCGAGAAAAGAATTCTGACAGTGATTGATTTCTTCAAAAATAAAACTCCCCGCGCAACGGCGTCCTACGAAGTACCCTTTACACGGCAGGCAATAGCCGACATGACGGGCTTACGGGTAGAGACCGTCATAAAAAAGGTTTTACTGTTGGCGCAGGCGGGTGAATTAGAGGTACAAGACCATAAAATTCTTCGTCATTGA
- a CDS encoding c-type cytochrome: protein MIRNSFQFVLLLTCLLWYGCTGKGAEQRAEAPEADSTTILDQPETHGTEVNEVALTNPLDPKMVKAGSDIYDLKCSSCHKLTEDRIVGPGWAGVTKRRKPEWIINMITNVEMMLAEDAEAQKLLELCLVRMPNQNISKEEARSVIEFMRKNDGEK, encoded by the coding sequence ATGATTCGTAATTCTTTCCAATTTGTCCTGCTCCTGACCTGCCTGTTATGGTATGGGTGTACGGGCAAAGGAGCCGAGCAACGCGCCGAAGCCCCCGAAGCAGACTCCACCACTATTTTAGACCAACCCGAAACCCATGGTACCGAGGTCAACGAAGTCGCTCTTACCAATCCCCTCGACCCAAAAATGGTCAAAGCAGGCAGCGATATCTACGACCTCAAATGCTCGTCGTGCCATAAACTCACCGAAGACCGCATTGTGGGCCCCGGCTGGGCGGGTGTCACCAAAAGACGTAAGCCCGAATGGATCATCAACATGATCACCAACGTAGAGATGATGCTCGCCGAAGACGCCGAAGCTCAAAAATTGCTGGAGCTGTGTCTGGTACGCATGCCCAATCAAAATATCAGCAAAGAAGAGGCCCGCAGCGTGATTGAATTTATGCGTAAAAACGACGGAGAGAAATGA
- the nosZ gene encoding Sec-dependent nitrous-oxide reductase: MKTKYIINILTASALLAGSYGCKPDNSGKSGGSELAGDAAQKVYVAPGKHDEFYNIVSGGFNGQLSVVGLPSGRVLRIIPVFSQFAENGWGYSEETKPMLNTSHGFVPWDDSHHVALSTTNGEHDGKWAFINGNNTPRIARISLSTFRTDEIIEIPNSGGNHSSPFITANSEYAVAGTRFSVPPDANADVSISSFKQNFKGYISFVSIDKTTGHMAIKFQLKTPGVSFDLSRAGKGKSDGWFFFSCYNTEQANSLLEVNASQKDKDFILAVNWKKAEQYLAQGKGKKEPAKYAHNVYDEKTHSATSTILNEVMTLDPKECPDMLYFIPCPKSPHGCDVDPTGSFIVGSGKLAAVIPVFSFDKIQKAIAAKTFDGSFDGIPVLKYEAVLHGEVKKPGLGPLHTEFDGQGNAITSFFVSSELVKWNLQTLEVLDRVPTYYSVGHLSIPGGPTSKPHGKYVIAYNKITKDRYLPTGPELTQSAQLYDISGEKMKLLLDFPTIGEPHYAEAIPASLVEKNSRKIFKLEENFHPYVAKGEKEAKVVRKGNEVHVYMTAIRSHFTPDNIEGVRMGDDVYFHVTNLEQDWDVPHGFAVRGANNAEILIMPGETCTLKWKPTKVGVTPMYCTDFCSALHQEMQGYVRVSPAGSKIPLSWGTGKNPTAEAEKKVAKL, encoded by the coding sequence ATGAAAACTAAATACATTATCAACATCTTAACAGCCTCTGCTTTACTGGCAGGGAGTTACGGCTGTAAACCCGATAATTCGGGAAAATCCGGCGGTTCGGAATTAGCCGGCGATGCCGCCCAAAAAGTGTACGTCGCACCGGGCAAGCACGACGAGTTTTATAACATCGTATCGGGCGGGTTCAACGGCCAACTTTCGGTCGTAGGATTGCCTTCGGGCCGGGTGTTGCGCATTATTCCCGTTTTCTCCCAATTTGCCGAAAACGGTTGGGGCTACAGCGAAGAAACCAAACCCATGCTCAATACCTCGCACGGATTTGTGCCTTGGGACGACTCTCACCACGTGGCCCTTTCAACCACCAATGGCGAACACGACGGCAAATGGGCGTTTATCAACGGCAACAACACGCCGCGCATTGCCCGCATCAGTCTTTCGACCTTCCGTACCGACGAAATCATCGAAATCCCTAACTCGGGCGGCAACCACTCCTCTCCTTTCATTACGGCCAACTCCGAGTACGCCGTGGCCGGCACTCGGTTTTCGGTACCGCCGGATGCCAACGCCGACGTATCCATTAGCAGTTTTAAGCAAAACTTTAAAGGTTACATCAGTTTTGTGAGCATAGATAAAACCACGGGACACATGGCCATTAAGTTTCAGTTAAAAACCCCCGGCGTAAGCTTTGATTTGTCCCGCGCCGGAAAAGGCAAATCCGACGGTTGGTTTTTCTTCTCGTGCTACAACACCGAGCAGGCCAATTCTTTGCTGGAAGTAAACGCTTCGCAAAAAGACAAAGACTTTATTTTGGCTGTCAACTGGAAAAAAGCCGAGCAGTATTTAGCCCAAGGCAAAGGCAAAAAAGAGCCGGCCAAGTATGCCCACAACGTCTACGACGAAAAAACGCATTCGGCTACCTCAACCATCCTCAACGAAGTAATGACGCTCGACCCCAAAGAGTGTCCGGATATGCTCTATTTTATACCTTGTCCTAAATCGCCCCACGGTTGTGACGTTGACCCCACGGGCAGCTTTATTGTAGGCTCAGGAAAATTGGCCGCCGTCATTCCCGTCTTTTCGTTTGACAAAATTCAAAAAGCGATTGCGGCCAAAACATTCGACGGCAGCTTTGACGGAATTCCGGTGCTGAAATACGAAGCGGTATTGCACGGAGAAGTGAAAAAGCCCGGCTTAGGGCCCCTGCACACCGAATTTGACGGACAGGGCAATGCGATCACGTCCTTCTTTGTTTCGTCTGAATTGGTGAAATGGAACCTCCAAACCCTCGAAGTGCTCGACCGCGTGCCCACTTACTATTCCGTAGGCCACTTGTCTATCCCCGGCGGACCGACTTCCAAACCACACGGAAAATACGTGATCGCGTACAACAAAATCACGAAAGACCGCTACCTGCCTACGGGCCCCGAATTGACCCAATCGGCGCAGTTGTACGACATTTCGGGCGAGAAAATGAAGCTGTTGCTTGACTTCCCTACCATTGGTGAGCCGCACTATGCCGAAGCCATTCCCGCTTCATTGGTCGAAAAAAACTCACGGAAGATCTTTAAATTGGAAGAAAACTTCCACCCTTACGTAGCCAAAGGCGAAAAAGAAGCCAAAGTAGTGCGCAAAGGCAACGAAGTCCACGTGTACATGACCGCCATCCGCTCGCACTTTACACCCGACAATATTGAAGGCGTACGAATGGGCGACGACGTTTATTTCCACGTTACCAACTTGGAACAGGACTGGGACGTTCCGCACGGTTTTGCGGTACGCGGGGCCAATAATGCCGAAATCCTCATCATGCCCGGCGAGACCTGTACCCTCAAATGGAAACCCACCAAAGTAGGCGTGACGCCCATGTACTGCACCGATTTTTGTTCGGCGCTCCACCAGGAAATGCAGGGATACGTTCGCGTTTCACCCGCCGGCAGCAAAATCCCCCTCTCGTGGGGAACGGGCAAAAACCCGACTGCCGAAGCGGAAAAGAAAGTGGCTAAACTGTAA
- a CDS encoding nitrous oxide reductase accessory protein NosL, with translation MKPIHNLSRVSIAVTSLALIATYFVPLWRIDLWAPQYPEGLVMKIWLSKLSGDVDIINGLNHYIGMAHIKEEMFPEFKILPYAVGFYIVLGLLTALLKNRKMLVSYFVLIVLAGVVALYDFWKWGYEYGHNLSDDAPIKVPGMAYQPPLIGYKELLNFGAYSMPDVGGWIFVVLGLVVVTALVYEFYFSEKVFDKKTLSKPIMLLAIVGLGTVSQACTQSPEPIRYGKDACEFCKMTIMDKKYAAEIVTDKGRAFKFDDLSCMVKYMKANKLNESALAFVVVNDYGKPGEWIDAKTATFLSSKDLRSPMRGDVAAFSAKSSATAHMTQFSEAEMLTWEEVFDRF, from the coding sequence ATGAAACCAATCCACAACCTGTCAAGGGTCAGCATCGCCGTCACTTCATTGGCCTTGATTGCGACCTATTTCGTTCCGCTTTGGCGCATTGATCTATGGGCCCCGCAGTATCCGGAAGGCTTAGTGATGAAAATTTGGCTTTCCAAATTATCGGGAGACGTAGACATCATCAACGGGCTCAACCACTACATCGGGATGGCCCACATCAAAGAAGAAATGTTCCCTGAATTTAAGATATTGCCCTATGCAGTAGGATTTTACATCGTTTTGGGGCTGCTCACCGCTCTGCTGAAAAACCGTAAAATGTTGGTCAGTTATTTCGTTCTGATCGTGTTGGCCGGCGTTGTGGCGCTGTATGATTTTTGGAAATGGGGCTACGAATACGGTCATAATCTCAGCGACGACGCGCCCATCAAAGTGCCCGGCATGGCGTATCAGCCTCCGCTCATCGGTTATAAAGAATTACTCAATTTTGGGGCCTATTCCATGCCCGATGTGGGCGGATGGATCTTTGTGGTGCTGGGCCTCGTTGTGGTTACCGCTCTGGTGTACGAATTTTATTTTTCCGAAAAAGTATTCGACAAAAAAACGCTCAGCAAACCGATCATGCTTTTAGCCATCGTTGGTTTAGGAACCGTTTCACAAGCCTGCACCCAAAGCCCCGAGCCGATTCGCTACGGAAAAGACGCCTGTGAATTTTGTAAAATGACCATCATGGACAAAAAATACGCAGCCGAAATCGTCACCGACAAGGGCAGAGCATTCAAATTCGATGACCTGAGCTGCATGGTAAAATACATGAAAGCCAATAAATTAAATGAATCTGCACTCGCTTTTGTGGTAGTCAATGATTACGGCAAGCCGGGGGAATGGATCGATGCAAAAACGGCAACTTTTTTAAGCAGCAAAGACCTCCGAAGCCCCATGCGCGGTGATGTCGCGGCTTTCAGTGCCAAATCGTCTGCAACAGCCCATATGACTCAATTCTCCGAAGCTGAAATGCTGACGTGGGAAGAGGTTTTTGATCGTTTTTAA
- a CDS encoding nitrous oxide reductase family maturation protein NosD has product MSKNGHAPAFTLLLSICLNALVFLTGFSAQARSWKITPGQNLKRVIEQARPHDTILIQKGIYRVNSVLINKPLVIIGQNFPELDGQLKSEIFTVTASNVTVKGIHFQNVGMTSMIDWAAIKVLEARNVRIIGNRIRNSYFGIYLSASDHCLVQGNDVQGNPKEEQNTGNGIHAWKCDSIRIEHNRIAGHRDGIYFEFVTNSIIQHNDSRQNIRYGLHFMFSHQNAYLYNHFHKNGAGVAVMYTKFVTMKHNIFEQNWGGAAYGLLLKDISDSHIEQNIFSTNTVGVYMEGCSRSVFSNNQFIQNGYAIRVQANCDDNTLIYCNFKGNTFDVATNGDVVLNKVAHNYWDKYEGYDLNRDGIGDVPFRPVSLYASVIERIPQAMMLLRSFTVTLLDRIEKIIPSITPEGMKDKSPMMKPINNRNK; this is encoded by the coding sequence GTGTCAAAAAACGGACACGCTCCTGCTTTTACGTTACTCCTTTCTATCTGCTTAAACGCCCTTGTCTTTCTAACGGGTTTTTCTGCCCAAGCCCGAAGTTGGAAAATCACTCCCGGTCAAAATCTTAAACGAGTCATTGAACAAGCCCGACCTCACGACACCATTCTGATTCAAAAGGGCATTTATCGCGTCAACAGCGTTTTGATCAACAAGCCCTTGGTCATCATCGGGCAAAATTTTCCCGAACTTGACGGTCAATTGAAGAGCGAGATTTTTACCGTTACGGCAAGCAATGTCACTGTAAAAGGCATTCATTTTCAAAACGTCGGGATGACGAGCATGATCGATTGGGCGGCCATCAAAGTACTGGAAGCCCGCAACGTTCGCATCATCGGCAACCGCATCAGAAACAGTTATTTCGGCATTTATCTCTCGGCGTCCGATCATTGTTTGGTGCAGGGCAACGACGTGCAGGGCAATCCCAAAGAAGAACAAAACACCGGAAACGGCATCCACGCCTGGAAATGCGACAGCATTCGAATCGAACATAACCGTATCGCCGGCCACCGCGACGGCATTTACTTTGAGTTTGTGACCAATTCCATCATCCAACACAATGACAGCCGGCAGAATATCCGCTATGGACTGCACTTTATGTTTTCGCACCAAAACGCCTATTTATACAATCATTTCCATAAAAACGGAGCCGGTGTGGCCGTGATGTACACCAAATTCGTCACCATGAAACACAACATTTTTGAACAAAATTGGGGCGGTGCCGCCTACGGTTTATTACTGAAAGACATCTCCGACAGCCACATCGAACAAAACATATTCAGCACCAACACCGTGGGCGTATACATGGAAGGGTGCAGCCGGTCCGTTTTTTCCAACAACCAATTCATCCAAAACGGCTATGCCATTCGGGTACAGGCCAACTGCGACGACAACACGCTCATTTACTGCAATTTCAAAGGAAACACGTTTGACGTAGCCACCAACGGCGACGTGGTTTTGAACAAAGTAGCCCATAATTATTGGGACAAATACGAAGGCTACGACCTCAACCGCGACGGCATCGGCGACGTGCCTTTTCGGCCCGTGAGCCTTTACGCAAGCGTGATCGAGCGTATTCCGCAGGCGATGATGTTGCTGCGAAGTTTTACCGTGACGCTGTTGGACCGCATCGAAAAGATCATCCCGAGCATTACGCCCGAAGGCATGAAAGACAAGTCGCCCATGATGAAACCTATTAACAATCGGAACAAGTAG
- a CDS encoding ABC transporter ATP-binding protein gives MIRAENIHKSFGKLHVLRDVSVTLPGGRVVAVIGPNGSGKTTFIKTLLGMVVPDKGDIFVEDQSIANRHDYRSQIGYMPQIGKYPTNLKIKQLFNMMADLRRETAPKALDEYLVAAFGLREMFEKPLGTLSGGTKQKVSAALAFLFNPPILILDEPTAGLDPLSSELLKEKIQQEHQRGKLILITSHVMSDLDELATDVLYLQDGSVQFYKSLEELKEETGEQKLGRAIAQIMSKTVSFNNKNPLVGQQS, from the coding sequence ATGATTCGCGCTGAAAACATACACAAATCGTTTGGCAAACTGCACGTACTGCGGGATGTCAGCGTAACCCTTCCCGGAGGGCGGGTCGTGGCCGTCATCGGTCCCAACGGGTCGGGAAAAACGACGTTTATCAAAACGTTGCTCGGCATGGTGGTTCCGGACAAAGGAGACATTTTCGTGGAAGACCAATCCATCGCCAATCGACACGATTACCGTTCCCAAATCGGGTATATGCCTCAAATCGGCAAATACCCTACCAATTTAAAAATCAAGCAATTATTCAACATGATGGCGGATTTAAGAAGAGAAACCGCCCCAAAAGCGTTGGATGAATACTTGGTTGCCGCTTTTGGATTGCGCGAAATGTTTGAGAAACCGCTGGGTACGTTATCGGGCGGAACCAAGCAAAAAGTAAGTGCGGCGTTGGCCTTTTTGTTCAATCCGCCCATTCTGATTTTGGATGAACCCACGGCTGGGTTGGACCCGCTTTCGAGCGAGTTGTTGAAAGAAAAAATCCAACAGGAACACCAACGCGGCAAGCTGATCCTGATTACGTCCCACGTCATGTCGGACTTGGATGAGCTCGCCACCGATGTACTGTATTTGCAGGACGGAAGCGTGCAGTTTTACAAGTCGTTGGAGGAATTGAAAGAAGAAACCGGCGAACAAAAACTGGGACGAGCCATTGCCCAAATCATGTCAAAAACGGTCAGTTTTAATAATAAAAACCCTTTGGTGGGTCAGCAATCATGA
- a CDS encoding ABC transporter permease subunit produces MNKVTKYVLYDIIRNRFVMGYTLLLAAVSFSFFGFDPDPNKGLLSLLNIILMVVPLVSIIFSTIHFYNSYEFIELLSAQPLSRRSIFLSEYIGVAASLSLAFLVGVGIPTMLFEGTERGIVLIISGLLLTLSFVSLAFLAAVITRDKAKGMGLALVIWFYFALVYDGLVLGILFSFSDYPLEKVMLFLTALNPTDLARIMVLMKMDISALMGFTGAVFQDFFSTNYGLIIALSALLVWVIWPVALATRIFRKKDL; encoded by the coding sequence ATGAATAAAGTCACCAAATACGTCCTCTACGACATCATCCGCAATCGGTTTGTCATGGGTTATACCCTGTTGCTGGCAGCGGTGAGTTTCAGCTTTTTCGGTTTCGACCCCGACCCCAACAAAGGACTTTTGAGCTTGCTCAACATCATTTTGATGGTGGTGCCGTTGGTCAGTATTATTTTTTCAACCATTCATTTTTACAACTCTTACGAATTTATCGAACTGCTCTCGGCGCAACCGTTGAGTCGCCGAAGCATCTTTTTGAGCGAATACATCGGCGTAGCAGCTTCCTTGAGCTTAGCATTTCTGGTCGGCGTCGGCATCCCGACGATGCTTTTTGAAGGAACCGAACGCGGCATCGTCCTGATCATAAGCGGCTTATTATTGACGCTGTCGTTTGTATCGTTGGCCTTTTTAGCGGCCGTCATTACCCGCGACAAAGCCAAAGGGATGGGACTGGCTCTGGTCATCTGGTTTTACTTCGCCTTGGTGTACGATGGTTTGGTACTGGGCATCCTGTTTTCGTTCAGCGATTATCCGCTCGAAAAGGTGATGCTCTTCCTCACCGCGCTCAATCCCACCGATCTGGCCAGAATCATGGTCTTGATGAAAATGGACATTTCGGCCTTAATGGGCTTTACGGGTGCCGTTTTTCAGGACTTTTTCAGCACCAATTACGGGCTCATCATCGCGCTGTCAGCGCTGCTGGTGTGGGTCATTTGGCCCGTGGCTTTGGCGACCCGCATTTTCAGAAAAAAGGATCTATAG
- a CDS encoding fasciclin domain-containing protein → MKSKLIAIGFIAAFTACQSSSEQSDHQANTTETAPVAGQSAVEDTESQKDVVKVAVGSPDHTTLVKALQAADLVNSLANAGPFTVFAPTNKAFTKLPAGTVEDLLKPENKEKLATILQHHVMTSALAADFFQDGQSMGMVDGTNVTFHIKGKDIYIGEAKIIGSVRASNGFVHIIDGVVVPK, encoded by the coding sequence ATGAAATCTAAACTTATTGCCATTGGATTTATCGCGGCCTTTACCGCCTGTCAATCGTCTTCCGAACAATCAGATCATCAAGCCAATACAACAGAAACCGCTCCCGTCGCCGGACAATCGGCCGTGGAAGATACTGAATCCCAAAAAGATGTAGTAAAAGTAGCCGTCGGCTCTCCCGACCACACTACGCTCGTGAAAGCACTGCAAGCTGCCGATTTAGTAAACTCCCTTGCCAACGCCGGGCCGTTTACGGTTTTTGCACCTACTAACAAAGCCTTTACTAAATTGCCGGCAGGTACGGTCGAAGATTTGCTCAAACCCGAAAATAAAGAAAAGCTGGCGACCATCTTACAACACCACGTGATGACCTCGGCTTTGGCCGCCGACTTTTTTCAAGATGGGCAAAGTATGGGTATGGTAGACGGCACTAATGTCACATTCCACATCAAGGGTAAGGATATCTATATTGGCGAGGCCAAAATCATCGGCTCAGTGCGGGCCTCCAACGGATTTGTACACATCATTGATGGCGTAGTTGTTCCCAAATAA
- a CDS encoding cupin domain-containing protein, translating into MKTSNIPGLLPFEGIKTKKIDTNEHFKTVCISIQQGERLDTHTSPTDAFLYVLEGNANFNLEGEAFFLSPGDGMSFKAHAEHSVNALTDFKMLLFR; encoded by the coding sequence ATGAAAACCTCAAACATCCCGGGTTTACTGCCTTTTGAAGGCATTAAAACCAAAAAAATTGACACCAACGAACACTTTAAAACGGTGTGTATCAGCATTCAACAAGGTGAACGATTGGACACCCACACCTCCCCGACCGACGCTTTTCTGTACGTATTGGAAGGAAATGCCAACTTCAATCTCGAAGGAGAAGCTTTTTTTCTTTCACCCGGCGACGGAATGTCGTTCAAGGCCCACGCCGAACACTCCGTCAATGCACTTACGGACTTTAAGATGCTTCTGTTCAGGTAG